One genomic window of Cannabis sativa cultivar Pink pepper isolate KNU-18-1 chromosome 2, ASM2916894v1, whole genome shotgun sequence includes the following:
- the LOC115718579 gene encoding signal peptidase complex subunit 3B: MHSFGYRANALLTFALTILALMCVIASFSDNLNHPTPTAQVQVLNINWFQKQSSGNDEVSMTLNISADLQSLFTWNTKQVFVFLAAEYETPKNSLNQISLWDGIIPAKDNARFWIHTSNKYRFVDQGSNLRGRDFNLTLHWHVMPKTGKMFADKIVMSGYRLPAEFR; the protein is encoded by the exons ATGCATTCGTTTGGGTACAGAGCCAATGCTTTGCTCACCTTCGCTCTTACCATTCTTGCGCTAATGTGCGTTATAGCATCCTTCTCCGACAATCTCAACCACCCTACGCCCACTGCCCAAGTCCAG GTTTTGAATATTAATTGGTTTCAGAAGCAATCCAGTGGGAACGACGAG GTTAGCATGACTTTGAATATATCTGCTGACTTACAGTCATTGTTTACATGGAACACAAAGCAG GTTTTCGTCTTCTTAGCTGCTGAGTATGAAACCCCAAAGAACTCTTTGAATCAG ATCTCTCTTTGGGATGGTATCATACCTGCAAAGGATAACGCAAGATTTTGGATTCACACATCAAACAAGTACCGTTTCGTCGATCAG GGAAGCAACCTCCGGGGTAGAGATTTCAACTTAACATTGCACTGGCATGTTATGCCCAAGACCGGGAAGATGTTCGCGGACAAGATAGTTATGTCCGGATATCGCTTGCCGGCGGAATTTAGATGA